DNA sequence from the Desulfobacteraceae bacterium genome:
CCAGATCAGCACATGGGCGTCCAGCTGTTCACCCGAAAAATACTCCCGCACCACCGCTCGCCGGAGCGCGTCGGCCGGCACCCCCAAGAAATACTCGGGGTGCAGCCAGGAGCGGATCATGCAGCCGGCGCTGCAGAAATAAAAGGTACGCCCGTCCGTGAGTTGAATGGCGCAGGAAAAACGGGGGTATTTGACCACCTTCATGGCGCAGAG
Encoded proteins:
- a CDS encoding nitrous oxide reductase accessory protein NosL translates to LCAMKVVKYPRFSCAIQLTDGRTFYFCSAGCMIRSWLHPEYFLGVPADALRRAVVREYFSGEQLDAHVLIWVAGSDVVGPMGPAVVPLRDEPRLLEAFRRRHGGSAGFRLGELTDAKWQALTGREALPAAP